In a single window of the Nicotiana tomentosiformis chromosome 8, ASM39032v3, whole genome shotgun sequence genome:
- the LOC117273102 gene encoding uncharacterized protein, whose protein sequence is MAPNIDPSNVTTTTSSSMSSSTVEPSHSLYLYPSDSPETVLVTKCFNGTGYGGWRRSMLIGLSCKNKLGIINGTIPKPRANSVLFELWARCNDMVTVWISNSLDTKIRESVMYTESAQKLYKN, encoded by the coding sequence ATGGCTCCTAATATTGATCCTTCAAATGTTACTACTACTACTTCATCTAGTATGTCTTCTAGTACTGTTGAGCCGTCACATTCTCTGTACCTATATCCTTCTGATTCCCCTGAGACAGTTTTAGTTACGAAGTGTTTTAATGGGACAGGGTATGGAGGATGGAGACGAAGTATGTTAATTGGTCTGTCATGTAAAAACAAGTTAGGAATTATAAATGGAACCATCCCTAAACCTAGAGCAAATTCGGTTCTATTTGAACTATGGGCTCGTTGTAACGATATGGTTACTGTTTGGATATCAAATAGCCTGGATACAAAAATTAGAGAGAGTGTAATGTATACTGAGTCTGCACAAAAGCTATACAAAAATTAG
- the LOC104118846 gene encoding cell wall protein RBR3, with protein MDSKLMKPLPKQLMLKDYLLDDLSSCSSSGFRSYPRRQCCTTVRFLLEIDLKNKYQPAPPPPYMKSAKSLLKSRPKPTPSSATVSAFQKASVAVINAVKHLPFARVRSPLSSSPSKKKKKPMMKTIFPRSLSRKLKRSFWKRGDHKEIYWWTSFNRLDKEELKPPFFSPVLTAITAGDSNSSMSVSVSESKNKSNSNSWSDSDFTASSDNNSLQTSSGNSEVNSTETENDVVASKSLGTEKVINSKKVGATTGDDSPDSTVSSHGSITNSPNKKKHWPNEEKEQCSPVSILDCPFGDEDEVSSPFQHRLARVEGTTKKLMKKIQRFECLTQLEPLNLEKRIVSSESESESPLTNTSETEVEEQEKEEDKQTVESRALDLVQELKASLPSYNMKLKAEELLLDFFKGRILNASEHSEELTIGDALNNKLLQVAKDWINGKPIEVLLDWKVRENRMAYIRDIESRGEWKNTDLEKQEVILELEIEVFASLMNELLLDIIFS; from the exons ATGGATTCGAAATTGATGAAACCATTACCAAAACAATTGATGCTGAAAGATTACCTGTTAGATGACTTGAGTTCATGCTCATCGAGCGGTTTCCGATCATATCCTCGCCGGCAATGTTGCACTACGGTTCGATTTCTTCTCGAAATCGACTTGAAGAACAAGTATCAACCAGCACCGCCGCCGCCGTACATGAAAAGTGCTAAATCATTACTCAAAAGCCGGCCAAAACCAACGCCATCGTCGGCGACGGTTTCTGCATTTCAGAAAGCGTCTGTAGCGGTGATCAACGCCGTGAAACACCTCCCTTTTGCCAGAGTGAGGTCTCCTCTGTCTTCTTCGccgtcgaagaagaagaagaagccgaTGATGAAGACAATTTTTCCGAGGAGTTTGTCTCGGAAGCTGAAAAGAAGCTTCTGGAAGAGAGGCGATCACAAGGAGATCTACTGGTGGACGTCATTCAACCGGTTGGATAAGGAAGAACTAAAACCGCCGTTTTTTTCTCCGGTTTTAACTGCCATAACCGCCGGCGATTCAAATAGCTCAATGAGTGTGAGTGTGAGTGAAAGTAAGAATAAAAGTAACAGTAATAGCTGGTCAGATAGTGATTTCACTGCTTCAAGTGATAATAATTCACTGCAAACTTCAAGTGGTAATTCGGAGGTTAATTCGACGGAAACTGAAAACGACGTCGTAGCTTCGAAGAGCTTAGGAACGGAGAAGGTGATCAACAGCAAAAAAGTTGGCGCAACTACCGGTGATGATTCACCAGACTCAACTGTAAGCAGCCACGGTAGCATTACCAACTCTCCTAACAAAAAG AAACATTGgccaaatgaagaaaaagaacaGTGTAGTCCAGTGTCTATACTGGATTGTCCATTTGGTGATGAAGACGAGGTCTCGTCACCTTTCCAGCATAGATTAGCTCGTGTGGAAG GAACTACCAAAAAACTCATGAAGAAAATCCAAAGGTTCGAGTGTCTCACTCAACTGGAACCACTAAACTTAGAGAAACGAATTGTATCCTCAGAATCAGAGAGTGAATCCCCACTCACAAATACCTCAGAAACTGAAGTTGAGGAACAAGAAAAAGAAGAGGACAAACAGACAGTTGAAAGCAGAGCATTAGATTTGGTTCAAGAATTGAAAGCCTCATTGCCATCTTATAACATGAAACTAAAGGCAGAGGAATTACTGTTGGATTTCTTTAAAGGGAGAATTCTCAATGCCAGTGAACATTCAGAAGAGCTAACAATAGGTGATGCACTCAATAACAAGCTATTGCAAGTAGCAAAAGATTGGATAAATGGGAAACCAATTGAGGTACTGTTAGATTGGAAGGTGCGAGAAAACAGGATGGCTTATATTCGGGACATTGAAAGCCGAGGCGAGTGGAAGAACACAGATTTAGAGAAGCAGGAAGTGATTTTGGAGTTGGAAATTGAAGTTTTTGCATCTTTGATGAATGAGCTCTTGCTTGATATCATCTTCAGCTAG